In Apium graveolens cultivar Ventura chromosome 10, ASM990537v1, whole genome shotgun sequence, the following are encoded in one genomic region:
- the LOC141691105 gene encoding protein FAR1-RELATED SEQUENCE 5-like has translation MTAFQRHFLLDAVKSNMGAFRAPTMYKSLFGLYSDVGPTAMDFQNWMRDIKLYIGKHDADMLLQKFKNKHETSDGGFFYEFQTDSNGHLTRLFWADLRGRKNYEVFGDVVSFDATYRTKYGMVFVPFIGIDNHWKSCTFSSTLLYSENESNFTWSCEMLLKVFPLPPKCIITDQCPAMKVAISKIFSSSVHRFCMWHIMQKFPAKVYSASIKSCRWNSVLNESWIPAFFRDKPMGALLRTTSRSESTNFHFNHFIQKGDTLSEFYMCYESAIDKQIHEIKKLNDEDTCVPQCVTEKQIEKHAAHQYTRTIFYKNEVNCSCKLFTRVGYLCRHYFYMLGLWGVERIPHQYLSTRWMRNAEKRFSKLKFENEIENINGAIIRDTSKKIWTDFQGCFGSVSNDIGGLNFMLEGMRSLKISIDDKFQSRDVPKDDILQECFGVRPSGSSTVLPLIQTNNKGSRKRIASAAELSRDGKKRKLRICKTCNTKEYHDSRKCPTKSIHHQKNSSLQNAQIVLNQGNVIVTAGPRFGMD, from the exons ATGACTGCTTTTCAACGCCACTTTCTCTTAGATGCTGTAAAATCAAATATGGGGGCTTTTAGGGCTCCTACCATGTACAAGTCTTTATTTGGCTTATATTCTGATGTTGGTCCTACTGCTATGGATTTTCAAAACTGGATGAGAGATATCAAGTTGTATATTGGAAAACATGATGCAGATATGCTACTTCAGAAATTCAAGAACAAGCATGAAACTTCAGATGGAGGGTTTTTTTACGAGTTTCAGACAGATTCAAATGGTCACTTAACTCGTCTATTTTGGGCTGATCTCCGTGGTCGAAAAAATTATGAAGTTTTTGGAGATGTTGTATCTTTTGATGCTACTTATCGTACCAA GTATGGCATGGTTTTTGTGCCATTCATTGGCATCGACAATCATTGGAAGAGTTGTACTTTTTCCTCTACTTTGCTTTATAGTGAGAATGAGAGTAATTTTACGTGGTCCTGTGAGATGTTGCTTAAAGTTTTTCCTCTTCCACCAAAGTGCATAATCACTGATCAGTGCCCTGCCATGAAAGTAGcaatttctaaaatattttctagTTCTGTTCATCGATTCTGTATGTGGCATATAATGCAGAAGTTTCCGGCCAAggtatattctgcttctattaaaagtTGCA GATGGAATTCTGTGTTGAATGAATCGTGGATTCCTGCTTTTTTCCGGGACAAGCCAATGGGAGCACTACTTAGAACCACATCAAGATCAGAAAGTACCAATTTTCACTTTAATCACTTTATCCAGAAAGGAGACACACTTTCTGAATTCTATATGTGTTATGAGAGTGCAATCGACAAACAGATTCATGAAATTAAAAAACTTAATGATGAAGACACATGTGTTCCACAATGTGTGACAGAAAAACAAATTGAGAAGCATGCAGCTCATCAATACACTCGTACCATCTTCTATAAG AATGAAGTTAACTGTTCTTGTAAACTATTTACAAGAGTCGGTTATCTTTGTAGACATTATTTTTATATGTTAGGGCTTTGGGGTGTGGAAAGAATACCGCATCAATATTTGTCTACTCGGTGGATGAGAAATGCAGAGAAAAGGTTTTCAAAATTGAAGTTTGAAAATGAGATAGAGAATATCAATGGTGCTATTATTAGAGATACATCAAAGAAAATATGGACAGATTTTCAAGGCTGTTTTGGGAGTGTTTCAAATGATATTGGAGGATTGAATTTTATGTTGGAGGGAATGAGGTCTTTAAAAATCAGCATTGATGATAAATTTCAGAGTCGTGATGTTCCAAAAGATGATATTCTACAAGAATGCTTTGGTGTTAGACCTTCTGGTTCAAGCACTGTTCTTCCCCTAATCCAAACCAATAACAAAGGAAGCAGGAAAAGAATTGCTAGTGCTGCTGAGTTGAGTCGTGATGGAAAAAAGAGAAAGTTAAGGATTTGCAAGACTTGTAATACTAAAGAATACCATGATTCGCGAAAATGTCCAACTAAAAGTATCCACCATCAGAAAAATTCTTCTCTTCAGAATGCTCAAATTGTATTAAACCAAG GAAATGTTATAGTAACAGCTGGACCAAGATTTGGAATGGATTGA